Within the Halichoerus grypus chromosome 2, mHalGry1.hap1.1, whole genome shotgun sequence genome, the region GCAAAAAAGGTTGGGTGAAAGTTTAAAACTAATGTAAAATCAGGCAACAATCCTTTGTAAAAACTGCCGGTTGAATCACAGAAGTAATTTCTGAACTTAAAGCTCGtgacagtaaatttaaaaaattgtccttGTTTCCTACTTTTTAACATTTGCTCCATGTTGTAAGAAAAAAcccaatatatgtaaatatttttttaaaagacaaggtACACCTATTTGAGGAAAAATGAAAGCCTAAGACCAGAAAGTTATGTCCATTGTTTGCGGTGCTAGTTCTCTAAATCAGTCTAACAAAACCCGAGTCTGGcccccaaaaaacccacaaaaaacaaccaccacaaaatagttccaaaaaagaaaataagaagtgaGTGTCATATAAAAGTCCAGTTTAATAAACTCAAACACAGCAGCACATATGTTGGGTAATCAAACATGGACACAGACAGGCAGAACAGGATGTAACAAGCAGAgccaagaaaattagaaattggCCCTTGCTCTCATTCCTAAAAACCATGCAAAGCAGAATGGCCCAGTCAATACAAAATGAAAGATGCTTGAAGAAgctaaagaaaatacagaaaggagaCCCTGatgatttaaaagaattatttttcagtaaagaCTAAGCTAAAAGATGAGAACATCCAGGTGAAAACATgccaaagacaaaatgaaaagtccATTAACAGTGCAGTGAATAGTGCATTCCAGCCACTGGAATGCCACCAAAAACCAACGGGAAAAGTACAAAGGAAAGAGCATGTTGTTTCAATAGAAAACATGGTTAAGACATAGGTAAGGTATTCAACTTCCACAAACTTGGAAGTTAATTACACAGGTAAATGAAGGCTACACATGAGGACCAATGCAACACAGCACACTTACTCTGCAAGACATACTATGGTACACGCAGCagataaaaaaaagtattgcCAATAAACAAGCTAATAAATTCTACTAATTCTAATAACCCTGAAAGGTAATGCAGTACTTGGAAAAATCGAGACGACAAACCTTTAGGTGAATAACTGAAGGATGTGGTTTTAACATGTTCTAAGAAAACACCAGGTCAACTGTCATTCTCACAAAtcagaggaagaaaggggaaaatactGCTGGTCTCCTACTGAATGGTATTCGCAGTAagtaaaaaaaagagattgaaatGGGACTCTGCCTATGTCCAAAGAAATGTGAGTGGGGAGAAAAAAGTGTGAAAATAGTCTCCTATTAATGAATTAAATTCTCACATAAACTAACCTTTCTCCTTGGATTTTCTATCTTGTTCTCTGTCCCGACTTTTGCTCCTGTGCTTATAGGACTTTCGATCCCGGCTTTTTGATCTTCTTCGATCCCGACTACGAGATCTATGCTTTCTTTCTGATCTATCATGGCTTCTGCTTCTTCGTCGATCTCTACTTCTTCACAATTGAAAACAAAAGGAACGCAACTTCAGCTGAcattacaatgagaaaaaaacttGCAAGAATTATACACTGTTCAACAATTAACAAGATACAAAAGGCAAATGAGTAGAATCCACTAATACATATCTACAGTAGAAATCTTAAGAACTGGAAATTATTGAAAATCTAACTTCAGTTTTTCAAATAGTGCTAAGATAGTCATCAACAtgacttttttttgagagagagagaaaggatgagcGAGCACAcatgggatggggggtgggggtgggggtttaagcaggctccatgcccagcaaagAACCAAAtacggggttcaatctcatgaccctgagatcatgacctgagctgaaatcaagatttggacacttaacggactgagccaaccaggtgcccctatcatcaTGCTCTTTAAGACTCctcttcggggcacctgggtggctcagtcgttaggcgtctgccttcagctcaggtcctgatcccagggttctgggatcgagccccgcattgggctccctgctcagcaggaagcctgcttctctctctcccactccccctgcttgtgttccctctcacactgtgtctctatcaaaataaaaaaatattaaaaaaaagactcctcTTCAATCCAAACTCTAAAACAGAAAACTGTtatcatttttttgtatttttaaagaattagttATGAAACACATTCTTATGTTCCGCGTGATGTCATCCAAAGCAAAAGTAGGTAATTTTACCAAAATAACTTATAATTTAAATGTCTTCTTAGAATCAATAAGAGATGCACTTAAAGAAACCATTTGGTAACATGGACTTCCTAGAAAGAGTGCCTCAAACCTCCTTAGACTGGTGGGAAATAGCAAAGAAGTTGCCTTTAAGATGGACTGGCTCACTGATTCCACTCTCATAATCCATCCTAGTGCTTGATGATACTTAAGAGCTTCCCAAGGACCAAAGAAATAACACTAGCAATTGCTACTGCATACTGCACGCTCTCTCATGCTATATACCTGCTTCGCCTCCTTTCTCTACTTCGTGATCTTTTGTGGTCCCGAGACCTGCTGCATCTTCGGTCTGAGGTTCGGCTTGAATGCCGACTTCGTGAAcgacttctctttcttctttctctgtctctagccctttctttctctctttcttcctcttctctccgtcttttcctttctctttcttctctttctctctcccgttctttttctctttcttcccgttcttgcttctctttttttaaacgcTCATCACGATCAGGTTCTTCGgttctttttcttaacttttcctAAAAGAAATCAAGTTTGATTTTTATAGAACTGTACCCTTAAAGACATTATCAAACAAACCTAATATAAAGCATGTATAGATCAACATATGGAATTTGATGccctaaaagaaaaatgtagaaattcCAACACCATGTCTGCATGCAAGGTACTGTTTCTTGACTAAGTCCTCAGGGATACTCTTTCTCCCAAATTCCTGGCACAGAAGAGCGAAGAAAATAAAGCCCTTTGATAATTGATGAATAGAAAAATTTTATAGGGATTATTACAGTTTCAAATAACACACACAAACTATCAACAAGAAGTTAAATGTGATCAATTTTTAGCCATACTAAAATAGAGTATTAGCTGTGGCTAAAGTACATGCTTGAAAGAAGCTTACTTTTAACTCTTCTACAGTAGCTTTAATTTTGGCATAGCCCATGTGCTGCTTTCCCATCAAATGGTCATCTACCCGGGACTGGGCATCTCCTACTATCAAAAAGGCTCCACACACTTCACaaacttccatttgtttttcttgggcAGCAAAACTTTCAATTGTCTGAAATGATAAATCAGTTATTATAAGaatatttgaggaagagagaagaaacaaaatccaaaaaaagtACTTACAATCTAGAATAGTTTTCGAATTTTGTAAATTTCTCCAAAGCCCTAATACTGAACAGCAACTGGTCAACTTTTAAAGTAGGGAAGCAAGGCAACAGCAACCAACTTCCCGTATCACAAGGAAGTGATGAGACCCCATCACTCAACTATAACCAATGAATTGTCCACATTACCTTGAAAAATGTTAACTACCTTCAGAAAGCTACATATTCTAGTCTGAATTCATTTCTTAGTTTCAACAGGCTAAAGGTGGGGCctccatattaaaaatatttttcaagaggtGCCTGGCTAGCaaagtcagtagagcatgtgactcttgatctcaggttgtgagttcaagcctacAATGGGCAtagagcatacttaaaaaaaaatttttttaaccctAAAATGCTTAGGGAACTACCTTACTGAGCATAATCTTATTCAGTATTTGGGAACCAATGGCCAATTATATTCTACCATCAATATCCAAAACATGTATATCACATTCTCCAATTAATACAAAAAAGTAAAGAGTATACCAATTTTGAGCTAAGGTAAGTATATATGGGGTACTTTATCATAACAAGaaagttaaggggtgcctgggtggctcagtcagtcatgtccaacttttgatttagatgatctcagggtcataggattaagccctacatcgggctacccactcactggggagtctgcttctctccctctttccccacttgcacgcatgttctctctctaaaaataaataaatctatgggcacctgggtggctcagttaagcgtctgccttcagctcaggtcatgatcccagggtcctggaattgagtcccacattgagctccctgctcaacaggagtctgcttctccctctccctctgctccctccccgtctcaaataaataaataaaattaaaaaaaaaaaaaaagtaagtaaatctttaaaaaaaaaaagaaaaaggtaagtaAAACCCAGGCCCCAATGAATAGTCATGATCTAAGGCATGGGCTGACATGCAGCAGCCAGAAGcttgttttttataaataaagttttattggaacacagccacatccatTTGTTTATGCATTATCCAAAGCTGCTTTCATAATATAAAGACAGAGCTTGGTAGCTGCCTGGGACCTTGTGGCCTGCAAACCTTAAGTATTTACTGTGTACCCTTTAAGATACAGTTtgcagactcttgatttaggaCATTAGGAAACTGTTTATTAAGATTCTCAAATAGGAATAGGTCCTAGTAATTCACAGTGAACAGCCTGGATAAGTCAAAATGAGGTTGCTACTCACCGAGGTTGTGGACCTAAgcaattctctctcttcttttaacTGTTCAACTAATTTCATCATCCCCTGGGCTTCTTCTACTTTTCCTTCAGATCCTAATTCTTCAATCTAAgggggattttaaaaaaaaaaaacaaaaaaacagcaaagCAGTCAAGACTCCTTTCTAACCAAACTATCCAAGTATTCTTCTGTTCTTCCCTAAGCTTCATTATCATTTCATGGTTGTTTTGGGTCTTttgtttggtttcatttattgAAGCCTCTTTGGGTTAAATTtacccttttgatttttttacagcattaataaagtatatttcattgcatatttttaaGGTGCACAATCTGAAAGTTTTGACAACCATGAAACTAACACCTTCACCTAGataatgaacacatccatcaccccAAATTTCCTTTGTAGTACCTCCTCCCTgaacaaccactgatctgctgtcACTATAGATcagtttacattttctagaattgtaTATTAATGGacttatgtacttatttatttttttaatctggcttctttcactcagcctaaTTATCTTAAGATTCACCCACAGTGTTAAATGCAGCTGATTTGTTTTATTACTAAGCAGTACTCTACTGCATGGATACATCACAGCATTTATCCGTTCACCTACTGAGAGACATCTGAGCTAGTTCCAGTTTAGGGATTTTTGCCAATTACGcacaaagctgctatgaatattggtaATACAACTCTGTAAAcatatgcttttgtttctcttggatcAGTATCTAGAACTGGAATGACTCACGGTGgatctttaactttttaagaaacctaCGATTTTCCGAAGTGGTTATAATTTTacatcccaccaacagtgtaggataGTTCCAGTTTTCCCACATCTTCATTAATACTTGGTATGGTCtttttaattgtagccattctgacagatgtacaataaatacctcattgtggttttaatttgtatttccctaatgattaatgactTTGAGCAcctttacatatatgtatttgccacccttttatcttctttggttaagtgtctatTCCAAATATTTCGTTATTAATGTACACAATTCTTACCTGCTGTAGGAGTACATCAATTTTATCTGTTAGAACctgaattttttcttcatttttgcctgTTGGGCCAGCTGCCTATTgaagagataataaaatgttatcaatcagtaagtaaaaaacaaatattcaagcACTCACATATCatacatatttgtatttaataGTTAAAATGTTGAGTTAGAAGGATAGTAACTCAATTACCTTCAATTCTTGCTACCTAATTACATATTTTGTCAGTTACTGataactaggaaaaaaatcttaatgagtACCAAAATGAGTATTACTaatgaagactgaaaaaaatgaatgccttTTAAGTTTATGTCATTCTAAAAGAACACAATGAACTTGACCACAAATTTCAATACTAGGGAGGTCTCTGGGTCTCCAGAGAACAAGGACACACTTTACAAAGACTACAAATTAATTTCATACTCACCCCAGAGGACTGCTGGTTTTGAGATAATGCCAAACGAGCATGGCCTCGTCTAATTCTACGTTCTACTTCTGCAAGTAAGCTCTGTAGGTATCGCAGAAAATCTCTCTCATAGCCAACCTTCATAAAACGAGAACTCTTTTCATACCTggttaagaataaaaattaataagcattACTTTCCAAATCTTTATCCATTACAACTCACATAGTCTATCTTAACTAATCTTATAGATTGTTGCATTTACTCTGAAGAGTAAACTGGGTATGTAAGAAGTCAATTTCTAGTCTCCCATCCTGGTAAAGGGAAGACAAGTACTTAACATTATGTTTGGTTAAgagagtcacccaggcgcccaagagcaTGGACTTTACAATAGGGCAAAGCTAGGTGCTTTAACACCAGCTCTATCACAATACTGGATCTGTGACCCTCGCCCCAGGACAAgtctcatttataaaatcaggACTGTTAAAAAACAGATGATATAGGAAAAAAGCTTAGGATTCAATAGTATTTACGCATATAATACACACTCATATGGTGGCTGATCGTATCATTTTTGAAGCTATAACTTTCTACCATCCCACCTAATGAATAGAACCCCAACAAGACATTCATTTTATACTCATTCTAATTACTTCTTCAATCTTTGTCCCCTTTAAACCAAAGAATGACCGAGCAGGAGGAAATGACTGATAAAGGTCACTTACTGTTTTCGAAGGTTTTCATCATGAATTTTTTCACAtggacctgaaaaaaaaaaagatgagaaatatgaATGTATAAATTATTAATGACGTTAACCACCTTTTCTCTCACCAAAactaaaagtagtttaaaaaaaaaaaaaaggaaaacaaaacccattTTATCACAGAATAGTCTGTACACACCAAAATTGAGCCTA harbors:
- the LUC7L3 gene encoding luc7-like protein 3 isoform X2; the protein is MISAAQLLDELMGRDRNLAPDEKRSNVRWDHESVCKYYLCGFCPAELFTNTRSDLGPCEKIHDENLRKQYEKSSRFMKVGYERDFLRYLQSLLAEVERRIRRGHARLALSQNQQSSGAAGPTGKNEEKIQVLTDKIDVLLQQIEELGSEGKVEEAQGMMKLVEQLKEERELLRSTTSTIESFAAQEKQMEVCEVCGAFLIVGDAQSRVDDHLMGKQHMGYAKIKATVEELKEKLRKRTEEPDRDERLKKEKQEREEREKEREREREERERKRRREEEEREKERARDRERRKRSRSRSRHSSRTSDRRCSRSRDHKRSRSRERRRSRSRDRRRSRSHDRSERKHRSRSRDRRRSKSRDRKSYKHRSKSRDREQDRKSKEKEKRGSDDKKSSVKSSSREKQSEDTNTESKESDTKNEVNGTSEDIKSEVQRKYAQMKMELSRVRRHTKASSEGKDSVVLQNILRTTVRRFLEEN
- the LUC7L3 gene encoding luc7-like protein 3 isoform X1, which encodes MISAAQLLDELMGRDRNLAPDEKRSNVRWDHESVCKYYLCGFCPAELFTNTRSDLGPCEKIHDENLRKQYEKSSRFMKVGYERDFLRYLQSLLAEVERRIRRGHARLALSQNQQSSGAAGPTGKNEEKIQVLTDKIDVLLQQIEELGSEGKVEEAQGMMKLVEQLKEERELLRSTTSTIESFAAQEKQMEVCEVCGAFLIVGDAQSRVDDHLMGKQHMGYAKIKATVEELKEKLRKRTEEPDRDERLKKEKQEREEREKEREREREERERKRRREEEEREKERARDRERRKRSRSRSRHSSRTSDRRCSRSRDHKRSRSRERRRSRSRDRRRSRSHDRSERKHRSRSRDRRRSKSRDRKSYKHRSKSRDREQDRKSKEKEKRGSDDKKSSVKSSSREKQSEDTNTESKESDTKNEVNGTSEDIKSEVQRKYAQMKMELSRVRRHTKASSEGKDSVVLQNILRYIVLSQLFCSRLVPPLVCLFGNYCPRL
- the LUC7L3 gene encoding luc7-like protein 3 isoform X6, which gives rise to MKVGYERDFLRYLQSLLAEVERRIRRGHARLALSQNQQSSGAAGPTGKNEEKIQVLTDKIDVLLQQIEELGSEGKVEEAQGMMKLVEQLKEERELLRSTTSTIESFAAQEKQMEVCEVCGAFLIVGDAQSRVDDHLMGKQHMGYAKIKATVEELKEKLRKRTEEPDRDERLKKEKQEREEREKEREREREERERKRRREEEEREKERARDRERRKRSRSRSRHSSRTSDRRCSRSRDHKRSRSRERRRSRSRDRRRSRSHDRSERKHRSRSRDRRRSKSRDRKSYKHRSKSRDREQDRKSKEKEKRGSDDKKSSVKSSSREKQSEDTNTESKESDTKNEVNGTSEDIKSEVQRKYAQMKMELSRVRRHTKASSEGKDSVVLQNILRYIVLSQLFCSRLVPPLVCLFGNYCPRL
- the LUC7L3 gene encoding luc7-like protein 3 isoform X3; the protein is MISAAQLLDELMGRDRNLAPDEKRSNVRWDHESVCKYYLCGFCPAELFTNTRSDLGPCEKIHDENLRKQYEKSSRFMKVGYERDFLRYLQSLLAEVERRIRRGHARLALSQNQQSSGAAGPTGKNEEKIQVLTDKIDVLLQQIEELGSEGKVEEAQGMMKLVEQLKEERELLRSTTSTIESFAAQEKQMEVCEVCGAFLIVGDAQSRVDDHLMGKQHMGYAKIKATVEELKEKLRKRTEEPDRDERLKKEKQEREEREKEREREREERERKRRREEEEREKERARDRERRKRSRSRSRHSSRTSDRRCSRSRDHKRSRSRERRRSRSRDRRRSRSHDRSERKHRSRSRDRRRSKSRDRKSYKHRSKSRDREQDRKSKEKVQRKYAQMKMELSRVRRHTKASSEGKDSVVLQNILRYIVLSQLFCSRLVPPLVCLFGNYCPRL
- the LUC7L3 gene encoding luc7-like protein 3 isoform X4 — its product is MISAAQLLDELMGRDRNLAPDEKRSNVRWDHESVCKYYLCGFCPAELFTNTRSDLGPCEKIHDENLRKQYEKSSRFMKVGYERDFLRYLQSLLAEVERRIRRGHARLALSQNQQSSGAAGPTGKNEEKIQVLTDKIDVLLQQIEELGSEGKVEEAQGMMKLVEQLKEERELLRSTTSTIESFAAQEKQMEVCEVCGAFLIVGDAQSRVDDHLMGKQHMGYAKIKATVEELKEKLRKRTEEPDRDERLKKEKQEREEREKEREREREERERKRRREEEEREKERARDRERRKRSRSRSRHSSRTSDRRCSRSRDHKRSRSRERRRSRSRDRRRSRSHDRSERKHRSRSRDRRRSKSRDRKSYKHRSKSRDREQDRKSKEKEKRGSDDKKSSVKSSSREKQSEDTNTESKESDTKNEVNGTSEDIKSEGDTQSN
- the LUC7L3 gene encoding luc7-like protein 3 isoform X5, whose product is MISAAQLLDELMGRDRNLAPDEKRSNVRWDHESVCKYYLCGFCPAELFTNTRSDLGPCEKIHDENLRKQYEKSSRFMKVGYERDFLRYLQSLLAEVERRIRRGHARLALSQNQQSSGAAGPTGKNEEKIQVLTDKIDVLLQQIEELGSEGKVEEAQGMMKLVEQLKEERELLRSTTSTIESFAAQEKQMEVCEVCGAFLIVGDAQSRVDDHLMGKQHMGYAKIKATVEELKEKLRKRTEEPDRDERLKKEKQEREEREKEREREREERERKRRREEEEREKERARDRERRKRSRSRSRHSSRTSDRRCSRSRDHKRSRSRERRRSRSRDRRRSRSHDRSERKHRSRSRDRRRSKSRDRKSYKHRSKSRDREQDRKSKEKVQRKYAQMKMELSRVRRHTKASSEGKDSVVLQNILRTTVRRFLEEN